The Saccharomycodes ludwigii strain NBRC 1722 chromosome II, whole genome shotgun sequence genome window below encodes:
- the RIM101 gene encoding alkaline-responsive transcriptional regulator RIM101 (similar to Saccharomyces cerevisiae YHL027W | RIM101 | Regulator of IME2), which translates to MTSLNDLLNHPAAEDISDTNTTLLPSPPTSHFSSSYSSSSSEENDNINEAGNINVQKTIDRNAGYILPENNENNVLICKWDGCGLEFPQAEVLYQHLCQDHVGRKSQKNLQLTCRWDECTVQTVKRDHITSHLRVHIPLKPFKCSVCEKKFKRPQDLKKHVKIHFKKTPRKKRTISKSDNGSGINKKAHDTTFTVTGKLPLLNVSNNNTPHKLFINQNPLQPFNTPPNTYQTNTLSKTDLKTFIGTRNDMIVKKPVYSLELSQSIQNLTLPPLSINARNNDSSNNINHSRSKNAGMDNSSNNLPPLCSLRTASNFFTKLTNNMNLAAPVGDTADTIINSEIIHSRSNSTNSSYGTIRTCNGGDNCSGGCTPIVPTTVNINNCTYSNPSAVNNSYTHNLPPLSMCVSNTPVVNNTLSAMNTAKNSLNLSEYPSILPFPGTTYTSSAAAAASSSSSSSSATNTNNNNSNPSPIANPIHRTISNNISLGQQAFHFGQNMYSAYNNTNTNIYNDGATLINNVTAAKNKNNCNTNHFQPGVVHNTNGSTKSINSLYSYQNPSDYVSYSVYQKANGHTNDTEDEEEEEEDCDDEYDDYEYTLLLAKIFRDYLVCELCEQYLEKEKEEEESDKFNINISIPDATENDDTMSTTECKGDNHDIVTTMSRFNDLTLDYPEIRIV; encoded by the coding sequence ATGACCTctttaaatgatttattaaatcatCCTGCTGCTGAAGACATCTCAGATACCAACACTACTTTATTACCCTCACCCCCTACTTCTCATTTTTCCTCTAGTTATTCTTCTTCCAGTTCagaagaaaatgataatattaacgAAGCTGGAAATATTAACGTTCAAAAGACAATAGACCGTAACGCCGGCTATATCCTGCCCGAAAATAATGAGAACAACGTTTTAATATGTAAATGGGATGGATGTGGGTTGGAGTTTCCTCAAGCCGAAGTTTTATATCAACACCTGTGCCAGGATCATGTTGGTAGAAAATCACAAAAGAATTTGCAATTAACCTGCCGCTGGGACGAATGCACTGTCCAAACGGTCAAAAGGGACCACATAACATCGCACTTAAGAGTTCATATTCCGTTAAAACCTTTCAAATGTTCTGtttgtgaaaaaaaatttaaaaggccacaagatttgaaaaaacatGTGAAAATacactttaaaaaaactcCAAGAAAGAAGAGAACAATCAGTAAAAGCGATAATGGTAGCGGgatcaataaaaaagcaCATGATACTACTTTTACAGTCACTGGTAAATTACCTCTATTAAATgttagtaataacaatactcCGCATAAATTATTCATTAACCAAAATCCGCTTCAACCTTTTAATACTCCACCTAACACCTATCAGACAAATACTTTATCAAAAACtgatttaaaaactttCATTGGTACTCGCAATGATATGATTGTTAAAAAACCCGTTTATTCTCTAGAATTAAGCCAATCCATTCAAAATTTGACATTGCCCCCCTTGTCCATAAATGCTCgtaataatgatagtagtaataatattaatcaCAGCAGAAGCAAAAACGCTGGTATGGATAATTCAAGCAATAATTTACCTCCTTTGTGTTCTCTAAGAACTGCTTCAAACTTTTTCACCAAATTAACCAATAATATGAATCTTGCCGCTCCTGTAGGTGACACTGCCGACACTATTATCAACAGCGAAATTATTCACAGTAGAAGCAATAGCACCAATAGTAGTTATGGTACTATTCGTACCTGCAATGGCGGTGATAATTGTTCCGGTGGATGTACTCCTATTGTCCCCACAACTGTGAACATTAACAATTGCACCTACAGCAATCCTAGTGCTGTTAATAATTCATACACTCACAATTTGCCTCCGCTATCTATGTGTGTATCTAATACCCCTGTCGTTAATAATACGCTTTCAGCGATGAATACTGCTAAGAATAGTTTGAATCTTTCAGAATATCCTTCTATTTTACCATTCCCGGGAACAACATACACTTCttctgctgctgctgctgcttcttcatcatcatcttcttcttctgccactaatactaataataataattctaacCCTAGTCCTATTGCTAATCCTATCCATCGTACTATTAGTAATAACATTTCATTAGGCCAACAAGCTTTTCACTTCGGACAAAACATGTATTCAGCATataacaatactaatactaacaTTTATAATGATGGGGCAACCCTTATTAATAATGTCACTGCtgctaaaaataagaataattgCAACACCAATCATTTTCAACCTGGTGTGGTTCATAATACTAATGGAAGCACTAAGTCCATTAACAGTTTGTATTCTTATCAAAACCCGTCTGATTATGTATCATATAGCGTTTATCAAAAGGCAAATGGGCATACAAATGACACAGAAgacgaagaagaagaagaagaagattgCGATGATGAATATGATGATTATGAATAtactttattattggcTAAAATATTTAGGGATTATCTAGTTTGTGAATTATGTGAACAATATCtggaaaaagagaaagaggaagaggaaagCGACAAATTCAATATCAATATTTCTATTCCTGATGCTACTGAGAATGATGATACTATGTCAACCACTGAGTGCAAAGGAGATAATCATGATATTGTTACTACAATGTCTAGATTTAATGACTTAACTTTAGATTATCCGGAGATTAGAATTGTTTGA
- the WSC4 gene encoding Wsc4p (similar to Saccharomyces cerevisiae YHL028W | WSC4 | cell Wall integrity and Stress response Component) yields MMYHNNGYSITFHFVPLNSILRFLVLLSILKCLTIVYCEQNYCSNSLSSDAVEKAASNYMSNGLCSDDCSGYDYAIVQDTNCWCSNEEPSTSFGVDECSQNCPGYPYENCGNSNSGLYGYIYLGESTATNDGDGVTIATDAVSSTDTATTDNVISSNSASTLEISMSTNTINGASLLTPSSMDLVGTTDYFILNTATSTSIGQSSLALLSAEQFITTASDTSTSSTSTTFSTSSTSSTSSTSSTSITFSTFSIPSTSSTPITFSTSSIPSTSSTSITFSTSSTSITSSTTSASSTSGMSSNLLTNYASISSVPDALATSNSSSIIPSSSMSSYTFNVIPTSSFFSYSTSIISNIVTSYKEYTTVVFSIQTVTSSLQSPNASTTTSSIDKQLNTLTTKLVISTKIIISAETSAITTNSISYSNALSSSQINFSSSTFSSTTNSIVATAGSKLNKNTSNSNSFWSNSGKVIGTFVVVGLIAILLFLLLTYFLIYRPYKIKKSEKNFVKKYHTSLQADLESNASILTFLKNPFSDIHDDNDLDCSEFGIYVDDSNKNTFIYTDEKDALTSYHPRYSTEKTNSSVIVETNPFLSPEEEKERREKESQNDHKAMPSMKELPRAAIKRNSIPISTRSNSSSNRNSNPPLMVYDQRLDPQSLWQLHKNNDIGNIDANNTAIASDTVTRNDYTNTTITTTSNNNNNNNNNNNNNNSNSNSNSNSNSNSNSNSNSNMNNDDSAVSLADYIDYSRKVLRVVNE; encoded by the exons ATGATGTATCATAATAATGGCTATAGTATTACATTTCACTTTGTTCCGTTAAATTCTATCTTACGGTTTCTGGTACTTTTGTCAATATTAAAGTGTCTAACAATAGTTTATTGTGaacaaaattattgttCTAATTCATTAAGTTCAGATGCCGTGGAAAAGGCAGCAAGCAATTATATGAGCAATGGATTATGTTCAGATGACTGTAGCGGTTATGATTATGCTATTGTACAAGACACGAATTGTTGGTGTTCTAATGAAGAACCTTCAACCTCATTCGGTGTTGATGAATGCAGTCAAAATTGCCCTGGTTATCCCTATGAAAATTGTGGAAATAGCAATTCGGGGTTGTATggatatatttatttaggAGAGTCGACTGCCACTAATGATGGTGATGGTGTTACTATTGCTACGGATGCTGTGAGCAGTACTGATACTGCAACTACTGATAATGTTATTAGTTCAAATTCTGCAAGTACGTTGGAAATTAGCATGTCAACTAATACCATTAATGGTGCTAGTCTACTAACTCCCAGTTCTATGGATTTGGTAGGTACTACTGACTATTTCATTCTAAATACGGCAACATCCACTTCTATAGGACAAAGTTCATTAGCTTTACTATCTGCCGAACAATTCATCACAACAGCATCAGATACTAGTACTTCTAGTACTTCTACTACTTTTAGTACTTCTAGTACATCTAGTACATCTAGTACATCCAGTAC ATCTATTACATTCAGCACCTTCAGTATACCTAGTACGTCTAGTACACCTATTACATTCAGCACCTCCAGTATACCTAGTACGTCTAGTACATCTATTACATTCAGCACCTCCAGTACATCTATTACATCCAGCACCACCAGCGCATCTAGTACATCCGGTATGTCTAGTAACTTACTTACCAATTATGCTTCTATTAGCTCTGTACCAGACGCCTTGGCAACTTCAAATAGTAGTTCAATCATTCCATCTTCTTCTATGTCTAGCTATACTTTTAATGTAATCCCCACAAGTAGCTTTTTTTCGTACAGCACATCAATTATATCAAATATTGTAACTTCATATAAAGAATACACTACTGTAGTTTTTTCTATACAAACAGTTACAAGCTCATTACAGAGTCCTAATGCTTCTACCACCACAAGTAGTATAGACAAGCAATTGAACACTTTAACTACCAAATTGGTAATAAGtaccaaaataataataagtgCGGAAACTTCTGCAATCACTACTAATTCAATCTCATATTCCAATGCGTTGTCTTCCTCAcagattaatttttcttcttctactTTCTCCTCTACCACCAATTCAATAGTAGCTACTGCTGGctcaaaattaaataagaATACCAGCAATAGTAACTCTTTCTGGTCAAACAGTGGTAAAGTGATAGGTAcctttgttgttgttggtttAATCGCGATATTACTCTTCTTGTTATTAACgtattttctaatttatAGACCTTACAAAATCAAGAAATCCGAAAAGAATTTTGTTAAGAAGTACCATACCTCTCTACAAGCTGATTTGGAAAGCAATGCTTCAATATTAACCTTTTTAAAGAATCCATTTAGTGACATTCATGACGATAACGATCTTGATTGTTCTGAATTTGGTATTTATGTCGatgatagtaataaaaatacctTTATTTATACTGATGAAAAAGATGCATTAACTTCATACCATCCAAGATATTCGACAGAAAAAACTAATTCCTCTGTCATTGTTGAGACCAATCCATTTCTATCGCcggaagaagaaaaagagagaagGGAGAAGGAGAGCCAGAATGACCATAAGGCTATGCCCTCCATGAAGGAATTGCCGCGGGCTgctattaaaagaaatagtATTCCTATTAGCACTAGAAGTAATAGCAGTAGCAATAGAAATAGCAATCCTCCATTAATGGTATACGACCAAAGATTAGACCCTCAATCTCTATGGCAATTGCATAAGAACAATGACATTGGCAATATTGATGCAAACAACACTGCCATTGCTTCTGATACTGTTACCCGCAACGATTACACCAatactactattactactacgagtaataataataataataataataataataataataataataatagtaatagtaatagtaatagtaatagtaatagtaatagtaatagtaatagtaatagtaatatgaATAATGACGATAGTGCAGTATCTTTAGCAGATTATATAGATTATTCTAGAAAGGTATTAAGAGTAGTAAACGAATAG